Proteins encoded by one window of Acidimicrobiia bacterium:
- a CDS encoding nodulation protein NfeD, with product MLSGRAAAAAAVGALVLVALLQAGAAVAATTPRRARPVVSEIPVTGAVDPLVARMAERGLTRAADAHAAAVLVRLDTPGGLDSSMRSIIKSIERSTVPVVCWVGPSGARAASAGTFILVGCPVAAMAPGTNVGAAHPVGITGQIESTKVTNDAAAYIRSLAQARGRNADWAERAVRNSVSISAADAVRLHVADLLAPSRDALLRAVDGRVVATAAGPVTLTTAGATVRTEHLTWGESLLHALDDPNIAFVLFVAGIALLVLALIHHGVQVYGVVGLVLVLSSLVVFSVLPVNLAGIILLVAAFVLFVLDVKLHAHGAPVAAGLVAFVFGGLYLYNGPVRVSRPLVFTLALGFGVLFFLAVRAAVRSHHVPVRVGTSVVGAQGVVVRDLAPEGVVRINREEWSARVVGCEGGAVPAGATVRVVDTSGLTVEVVPVGSEGAASSDAPGAEVTS from the coding sequence GTGCTCTCCGGACGGGCGGCTGCCGCAGCGGCCGTCGGCGCGCTCGTCCTCGTCGCGCTCCTCCAGGCGGGCGCGGCAGTCGCGGCGACCACGCCGCGCCGCGCGCGGCCGGTCGTCTCCGAGATCCCGGTGACGGGTGCGGTGGACCCGCTCGTCGCGCGCATGGCGGAACGGGGGCTCACGAGGGCTGCGGACGCGCACGCGGCGGCGGTCCTCGTCCGGCTCGACACACCGGGCGGTCTGGACTCGTCGATGCGGTCGATCATCAAGTCGATCGAGCGCTCGACCGTACCGGTCGTGTGCTGGGTCGGCCCGTCGGGCGCGCGTGCGGCGTCCGCAGGGACGTTCATCCTCGTGGGCTGCCCCGTCGCGGCGATGGCGCCGGGAACGAACGTCGGGGCTGCGCACCCGGTCGGCATCACCGGTCAGATCGAGTCGACGAAGGTCACCAACGATGCAGCCGCGTACATCCGCTCGCTCGCGCAGGCCCGCGGTCGCAATGCCGACTGGGCGGAGCGCGCGGTACGCAACTCGGTGAGCATCTCGGCGGCCGACGCCGTCCGCCTGCACGTCGCCGATCTGCTCGCACCCAGTCGTGACGCGCTGCTGCGCGCGGTCGACGGGCGGGTCGTCGCCACCGCGGCAGGACCGGTCACGCTCACGACCGCCGGCGCGACGGTGCGGACCGAGCACCTCACGTGGGGCGAGTCGCTCCTCCATGCCCTCGACGACCCGAACATCGCGTTCGTGCTGTTCGTCGCGGGCATCGCGCTGCTCGTGCTCGCGCTGATCCACCACGGCGTGCAGGTGTACGGCGTCGTCGGGCTCGTCCTGGTGCTGTCGTCGCTCGTCGTGTTCTCGGTGCTGCCCGTGAACCTCGCCGGGATCATCCTGCTCGTCGCCGCGTTCGTGCTCTTCGTGCTGGACGTCAAGCTGCATGCGCACGGCGCGCCGGTCGCCGCCGGTCTCGTCGCCTTCGTGTTCGGCGGGCTGTACCTGTACAACGGGCCCGTCCGGGTCTCGCGCCCGCTGGTGTTCACGCTGGCGCTCGGGTTCGGGGTGCTGTTCTTCCTCGCGGTGCGGGCCGCGGTCCGGTCGCACCATGTGCCCGTGCGCGTCGGGACGTCCGTCGTCGGCGCGCAGGGTGTCGTCGTGCGCGACCTCGCGCCCGAAGGCGTCGTCCGCATCAACCGCGAGGAGTGGAGCGCGCGCGTGGTCGGGTGTGAGGGGGGTGCCGTCCCCGCGGGCGCGACCGTCCGGGTGGTGGACACGTCGGGACTGACCGTGGAGGTCGTCCCGGTCGGATCGGAGGGTGCGGCGAGCAGCGACGCACCCGGTGCGGAGGTGACCAGTTGA
- a CDS encoding TrkA C-terminal domain-containing protein has product MGANLKDMLSEAKDSSELMVDLAYAALFFSDAGMADEVHELEDRLRDLTHQMRETCVLAARSPREAEQMSGVLQLVSAIERMANAAVDVSRIVTRRLGIPAALVADLAAAEEVSHRVRIRDDSAMAHRSLADLELPIETGMRVVAIRRGKQWVIDPDGDEVLVPDDILILRGPVDGIAELRVLAGAPEWRAPALEEDPALSDLDRAVDVLVEMKNVSEVAVGLAYSALLFDDQGLAAEVSQLEERLDEMRERLELWVLRAASETIDPSPLRGLLHLGGAAEEIGDAAQQMVWVVEQGEEMHPVLVAALGESDEVIARIPVGAGSLLEGRTLSEVSLETETGFYLLAIRRSGRWSYRPRGGFRLAAGDELVGSGPDEGRARLAELCGYRVIEDDDTGQVDLVPAAGPR; this is encoded by the coding sequence GTGGGTGCCAACCTGAAGGACATGCTCTCGGAGGCGAAGGACTCCTCCGAGCTCATGGTCGACCTGGCGTACGCGGCGCTGTTCTTCTCGGACGCCGGGATGGCGGACGAGGTCCACGAGCTGGAGGACCGGCTCCGGGACCTCACCCACCAGATGCGCGAGACCTGCGTCCTCGCGGCCCGCTCGCCGCGCGAGGCGGAGCAGATGTCGGGTGTCCTGCAGCTCGTGTCCGCGATCGAGCGGATGGCGAACGCGGCGGTCGACGTCTCGCGCATCGTCACGCGGCGTCTCGGCATCCCGGCTGCGCTCGTGGCCGACCTCGCCGCGGCCGAGGAGGTGTCGCACCGCGTCCGCATCCGCGACGACTCGGCGATGGCGCACCGATCGCTGGCCGATCTCGAGCTGCCGATCGAGACCGGCATGCGCGTCGTCGCGATCCGGCGCGGCAAGCAGTGGGTGATCGACCCCGACGGCGACGAGGTGCTCGTCCCCGACGACATCCTCATCCTGCGCGGTCCCGTGGACGGGATCGCGGAGCTGCGCGTGCTCGCCGGCGCGCCCGAGTGGCGCGCGCCCGCCCTCGAAGAGGACCCCGCGCTGTCCGACCTCGACCGCGCGGTCGACGTGCTCGTCGAGATGAAGAACGTCTCCGAGGTCGCGGTCGGCCTCGCGTACAGCGCGCTCCTGTTCGACGACCAGGGGCTCGCGGCCGAGGTGTCGCAACTCGAGGAGCGGCTCGACGAGATGCGCGAGCGGCTCGAGCTGTGGGTCCTGCGCGCCGCGAGCGAGACGATCGACCCGTCCCCGCTGCGCGGTCTGCTGCACCTGGGGGGCGCGGCCGAGGAGATCGGTGACGCGGCGCAACAGATGGTGTGGGTCGTCGAGCAGGGCGAGGAGATGCACCCGGTGCTCGTCGCCGCGCTCGGCGAGTCCGACGAGGTGATCGCGCGCATCCCCGTCGGCGCGGGGTCGCTGCTCGAAGGTCGCACGCTGAGCGAGGTCTCGCTCGAGACCGAGACCGGCTTCTACCTGCTCGCGATTCGCCGCTCGGGTCGCTGGTCCTACCGCCCGCGCGGCGGGTTCCGGCTCGCCGCGGGTGACGAGCTCGTCGGCAGCGGACCCGACGAGGGCCGCGCGCGGCTGGCGGAGCTGTGCGGCTACCGCGTCATCGAGGACGACGACACCGGCCAGGTCGATCTCGTCCCTGCCGCGGGCCCGAGGTAA
- a CDS encoding SPFH domain-containing protein, with amino-acid sequence MTAVFVVVAVVVVLFLIVLWSSIKIVREYQRIVLFRLGRMIGLRGPGIVIIIPFIDRATWVDLREFYLEIPHQTAITKDNAPISIDFITFFKVVDAESSVIQVANFTGAAQNIAATTLRSVVGDISLDDVLAKRDEINQILRTKLDEITERWGVKVTNVEIREIIPPPAVQEAMTRQMSAERTRRAVVTEAEGDKAAQILRAEGSQQSAVLEAEGQRQANILQAEGDKQAALLRAEGFAAALTAVFQAASTVDAKTMGIQYLEALKALGASPSTKFVLPLELTGVLHGLAGYANQAFDGAGDTPS; translated from the coding sequence TTGACCGCGGTGTTCGTCGTCGTTGCCGTCGTCGTCGTGCTGTTCCTGATCGTGCTGTGGTCGTCGATCAAGATCGTGCGCGAGTACCAGCGGATCGTGCTCTTCCGGCTCGGTCGCATGATCGGCCTGCGCGGGCCGGGGATCGTGATCATCATCCCGTTCATCGACCGCGCGACCTGGGTCGACCTGCGCGAGTTCTACCTGGAGATCCCGCACCAGACCGCGATCACGAAGGACAACGCGCCGATCTCGATCGACTTCATCACGTTCTTCAAGGTCGTCGACGCCGAGTCGAGCGTGATCCAGGTCGCCAACTTCACCGGCGCCGCGCAGAACATCGCGGCGACGACGCTGCGCTCCGTCGTCGGTGACATCAGCCTCGACGACGTGCTCGCCAAGCGCGACGAGATCAACCAGATCCTCCGCACGAAGCTCGACGAGATCACCGAGCGCTGGGGCGTGAAGGTCACGAACGTCGAGATCCGCGAGATCATCCCGCCCCCCGCGGTGCAGGAGGCGATGACGCGCCAGATGTCGGCGGAGCGCACGCGGCGCGCGGTCGTCACCGAGGCCGAGGGCGACAAGGCCGCGCAGATCCTGCGCGCGGAGGGGTCCCAGCAGTCGGCCGTCCTCGAGGCCGAGGGCCAGCGGCAGGCGAACATCCTGCAGGCCGAGGGTGACAAGCAGGCCGCGCTGCTGCGGGCCGAGGGCTTCGCGGCCGCGCTGACCGCGGTGTTCCAGGCCGCGAGCACCGTCGACGCGAAGACGATGGGCATCCAGTACCTGGAGGCGCTCAAGGCGCTCGGCGCGTCACCGTCGACGAAGTTCGTGCTCCCGCTCGAGCTGACCGGCGTGCTGCACGGTCTCGCCGGCTACGCCAACCAGGCGTTCGACGGCGCCGGCGACACGCCGTCCTGA
- a CDS encoding cation-translocating P-type ATPase, which produces MTASPAPVASRPGGDPSFVTGPDGLSDDDVAARIARGEVNDTGERSSRSLEEIVRANVFTRFNALLGALLVVILVVGPLQDALFGIVLVTNTLIGIVQEVRAKRTLDRLAVLSAPRARVVRAGRASDIAVEQVVLDDLLQLRTGDQVPADGVVRASDGLELDESLLTGESDPVTKRDGDGVLSGSFVVAGAGDVQATRIGADAYARKLAAEARRFTLVRSELMDAINLILKWVTWAIVPTAAILALSQFKANDGWRAALSGTVAGVVGMVPEGLVLLTSIAFAVAAVTLARRRVLVQELPAVEGLARVDVVCLDKTGTLTEGDVVFDRLEPLTGADGDVTGAALGALADDPNRNATLGAVADAFPAPDGWTRTGGIPFSSARKWSAASFDGHGSWVIGAPEMVLAHAPHDDPARVRADQLASDGRRVLLLARSDAALTGEQLPAPLQAVALVLLAEQIRPDAAETLRYFADQGVLLKVISGDNPRTVGAVAQRVGLPGADEPYDARRLPEETDALAGVLDTHTVFGRVTPHQKRAMVGALQSHGHVVAMTGDGVNDALALKDADIGIAMGSGAAATRSVAQLVLLDGRFATLPGVVAEGRRVIANIERVANLFITKTVYAMLLALAIGVARWPFPFLPRHLTVVSSLTIGIPAFFLSLAPNPRRYVPGFIDRVLRFAVPAGTLAAIATFAAYWVARASGVPLVEARTTATVVLMTYALWVLFVLARPVNWWRALLLGAMVLAFVVAVAVPGLQDFYALHLPSADVVVEGVAIAAVAAAALEIALRFTRRPEMRH; this is translated from the coding sequence GTGACCGCGTCGCCGGCTCCCGTCGCCTCGCGGCCCGGCGGGGATCCCTCGTTCGTCACCGGTCCGGACGGCCTGTCCGACGACGACGTCGCCGCGCGGATCGCGCGTGGCGAGGTCAACGACACCGGCGAGCGGTCGAGCCGCAGCCTCGAGGAGATCGTCCGCGCCAACGTCTTCACGCGCTTCAACGCGCTTCTCGGCGCGCTCCTCGTCGTCATCCTGGTCGTCGGGCCGCTGCAGGACGCGCTGTTCGGCATCGTCCTCGTGACGAACACCCTCATCGGCATCGTCCAGGAGGTGCGGGCGAAGCGCACGCTCGACCGTCTCGCCGTCTTGAGCGCGCCGCGCGCGCGAGTCGTGCGCGCGGGGCGCGCGAGCGACATCGCGGTCGAGCAGGTCGTCCTCGACGATCTCCTGCAGCTCCGCACCGGCGACCAGGTGCCCGCGGACGGTGTCGTGCGCGCGTCCGACGGTCTCGAGCTCGACGAGTCGCTCCTCACCGGCGAGTCGGACCCGGTCACCAAGCGCGACGGCGACGGGGTGCTGTCGGGCAGCTTCGTCGTCGCCGGCGCGGGCGACGTCCAGGCGACGCGCATCGGCGCCGACGCGTACGCGCGCAAGCTCGCGGCCGAGGCGCGTCGGTTCACGCTCGTGCGCTCCGAGCTGATGGACGCCATCAACCTCATCCTGAAGTGGGTGACGTGGGCGATCGTCCCGACCGCCGCGATCCTGGCGCTGAGCCAGTTCAAGGCGAACGACGGATGGCGCGCGGCGCTGAGCGGTACCGTCGCCGGCGTCGTCGGCATGGTCCCGGAGGGGCTCGTCCTCCTGACGAGCATCGCGTTCGCGGTCGCGGCGGTGACGCTGGCGCGGCGCCGCGTCCTCGTGCAGGAGCTGCCGGCGGTCGAGGGTCTCGCGCGCGTCGACGTCGTCTGCCTCGACAAGACCGGCACGCTCACCGAGGGCGACGTCGTGTTCGACCGGCTCGAGCCGTTGACCGGCGCCGACGGCGACGTCACGGGCGCCGCGCTGGGTGCGCTGGCCGACGACCCGAACCGCAACGCGACGCTCGGTGCCGTCGCGGACGCGTTCCCCGCGCCGGACGGCTGGACGCGCACCGGTGGGATCCCGTTCTCCTCCGCGCGCAAGTGGAGCGCGGCGAGCTTCGACGGGCACGGCTCGTGGGTCATCGGCGCACCCGAGATGGTCCTCGCCCACGCACCGCACGACGATCCCGCCCGCGTGCGAGCCGACCAGCTCGCGTCCGACGGACGGCGTGTCCTGCTGCTCGCGCGGTCCGATGCCGCGCTGACGGGCGAGCAGCTGCCCGCGCCGTTGCAGGCCGTCGCGCTCGTGCTCCTCGCGGAGCAGATCCGGCCCGACGCCGCCGAGACGCTCCGTTACTTCGCCGACCAGGGCGTCCTGCTCAAGGTCATCTCCGGTGACAACCCGCGCACGGTCGGTGCCGTCGCGCAGCGTGTCGGGCTCCCGGGGGCCGACGAGCCGTACGACGCGCGCCGTCTCCCCGAGGAGACCGACGCGCTCGCCGGCGTGCTCGACACACACACCGTGTTCGGGCGGGTCACGCCCCATCAGAAGCGAGCGATGGTCGGCGCGTTGCAGTCCCACGGTCACGTGGTCGCGATGACCGGCGACGGCGTGAACGACGCGCTGGCGCTCAAGGACGCGGACATCGGCATCGCGATGGGCTCGGGCGCGGCTGCGACGCGATCGGTCGCGCAGCTCGTCCTCCTCGACGGGCGGTTCGCGACGCTGCCCGGCGTCGTCGCCGAGGGCCGGCGCGTCATCGCGAACATCGAGCGCGTCGCGAACCTGTTCATCACGAAGACGGTGTACGCGATGCTGCTCGCGCTGGCGATCGGCGTCGCGCGCTGGCCGTTCCCGTTCCTGCCCCGGCATCTCACCGTCGTGAGCTCGCTCACGATCGGCATCCCGGCGTTCTTCCTGTCGCTCGCACCGAATCCGCGGCGGTACGTCCCGGGGTTCATCGACCGTGTGCTGCGCTTCGCCGTGCCTGCCGGGACGCTCGCCGCGATCGCGACGTTCGCGGCCTACTGGGTGGCGCGCGCCTCGGGCGTCCCCCTCGTGGAGGCGCGCACGACCGCGACGGTCGTGCTGATGACCTACGCCTTGTGGGTGCTGTTCGTGCTCGCGCGCCCGGTCAACTGGTGGCGCGCGCTGCTGCTGGGCGCGATGGTCCTCGCCTTCGTCGTCGCGGTCGCCGTGCCCGGCCTGCAGGACTTCTACGCGCTCCACCTTCCTTCGGCCGACGTGGTCGTAGAGGGCGTCGCCATCGCGGCGGTCGCCGCGGCCGCGCTCGAGATCGCGCTCCGCTTCACCCGCCGCCCAGAGATGCGGCACTGA
- a CDS encoding magnesium transporter has product MARFVALVRSDAAGVRAGFVALFISSGGDLLAGLTLGSITGTLQRLPGLLVLVPAAIGMRGNIFGALGSRLGTAIHAGTFRLSRRRDTLVGQNLSASIALSLSISLVLAVLARAISVVFGLDHTISITDFIVISVIGAVLASVVVMALTVWVAHLSVQRGWDLDNVAAPIVTAAGDMVTLPSLFAATYLVGVHYVTPVVAVLCIVLGVGAFVVSLRSRLPILHRIMVESLPILALAGAVDVVAGLTIEKRFESFLTYPALLVLVPPFLEDSGSLGGILSARVATKLHLGTIEPTRSPLVAVGEDVLLTYVYAVPVFLFLGISSQIAALVAGLHSPGPVEMIAVSMLAGAFATTASVLVGYYGAVATYRLGLDPDNHGIPIVTSSLDLLGAFALILAIVILGLT; this is encoded by the coding sequence GTGGCGCGCTTCGTCGCGCTCGTTCGCTCGGACGCCGCCGGCGTACGGGCCGGGTTCGTCGCGCTCTTCATCTCGTCGGGCGGTGATCTCCTCGCCGGCCTGACGCTCGGGTCGATCACCGGAACGCTCCAACGGCTGCCCGGTCTGCTCGTCCTCGTCCCCGCGGCGATCGGCATGCGGGGCAACATCTTCGGCGCGCTCGGCAGCCGGCTCGGCACCGCGATCCACGCCGGCACGTTCCGCCTCTCGCGCCGGCGTGACACCCTCGTCGGCCAGAACCTGTCGGCGTCGATCGCGCTGTCGCTGTCGATCTCGCTCGTGCTCGCGGTGCTGGCGCGCGCGATCTCGGTCGTCTTCGGCCTCGATCACACGATCTCGATCACCGACTTCATCGTCATCTCCGTCATCGGCGCGGTGCTGGCGTCGGTGGTCGTCATGGCGTTGACGGTGTGGGTCGCGCACCTCAGCGTCCAGCGCGGCTGGGACCTCGACAACGTCGCGGCGCCGATCGTCACGGCCGCCGGCGACATGGTGACCCTGCCCAGCCTGTTCGCCGCGACCTACCTCGTCGGCGTGCACTACGTGACGCCCGTCGTCGCGGTGCTCTGCATCGTCCTCGGCGTCGGCGCGTTCGTCGTGAGCCTGCGGTCGCGGCTGCCGATCCTGCATCGCATCATGGTCGAGTCGCTGCCGATCCTCGCGCTGGCGGGCGCGGTCGACGTCGTCGCGGGGTTGACGATCGAGAAGCGCTTCGAGTCGTTCCTGACGTACCCGGCGCTGCTCGTGCTCGTGCCGCCCTTCCTCGAGGACTCCGGCTCGCTCGGCGGCATCCTGTCCGCGCGCGTCGCGACGAAGCTGCACCTCGGCACGATCGAACCGACGCGCTCCCCGCTCGTGGCAGTGGGTGAGGACGTGTTGCTGACGTACGTGTACGCGGTCCCGGTGTTCCTGTTCCTCGGGATCTCGTCGCAGATCGCGGCGCTCGTCGCCGGCCTGCACAGCCCGGGGCCGGTCGAGATGATCGCGGTGTCGATGCTCGCGGGCGCGTTCGCGACGACGGCGTCGGTGCTCGTCGGGTACTACGGCGCGGTCGCGACGTACCGGCTCGGTCTCGACCCCGACAACCACGGCATCCCGATCGTCACGTCGAGTCTCGACCTGCTCGGCGCGTTCGCGCTGATCCTCGCGATCGTGATCCTCGGGCTCACGTGA
- a CDS encoding PilZ domain-containing protein, giving the protein MPTRFPGFAKRQLVLIETDVDGAIVAWRAIVDAVQTGRLVVAVHDDPVPRELREGAAVSITTVTSTSVFTVDGAVTRRSDSTLALALRDDHAPMQRRQFVRVAARPVVRCLLLDDRANEFTPFDAYVHDIGGGGMALEADVIAPRDATVVVSLAIPGDRPLVAIATVLEHASSRERQERHEEYLLHVGFSAISERDRERLVRFVFTCMREDRGTVVRRR; this is encoded by the coding sequence ATGCCGACGCGGTTCCCGGGCTTCGCGAAACGTCAGCTCGTCCTCATCGAGACGGACGTCGACGGCGCGATCGTCGCGTGGCGAGCGATCGTCGACGCGGTGCAGACCGGGCGGCTCGTCGTCGCGGTGCACGACGACCCCGTCCCGCGAGAGCTCCGTGAAGGCGCGGCGGTCTCGATCACGACCGTGACGAGCACGAGCGTGTTCACGGTCGACGGCGCAGTGACGCGACGGAGCGACTCGACGCTCGCGCTCGCACTGCGCGACGACCACGCTCCCATGCAACGCCGGCAGTTCGTTCGTGTCGCGGCGCGGCCCGTCGTGCGGTGCCTGCTGCTCGACGACCGCGCGAACGAGTTCACGCCGTTCGACGCGTACGTGCACGACATCGGCGGCGGCGGGATGGCACTCGAGGCGGACGTGATCGCGCCGCGGGACGCGACGGTCGTCGTGTCACTCGCGATCCCGGGCGATCGACCGCTCGTCGCGATCGCGACCGTGTTGGAGCACGCGTCGTCGCGAGAGCGGCAGGAGCGCCACGAGGAGTACCTCCTGCACGTCGGGTTCAGCGCGATCAGCGAACGGGACCGCGAGCGGCTGGTCCGCTTCGTCTTCACGTGCATGCGTGAGGACCGCGGGACGGTGGTACGCCGGCGTTAG
- a CDS encoding GNAT family N-acetyltransferase, with translation MARAYPSQWESDVVLADGGTVHVRPIRPDDDAALLALYERMSSDSIYLRFFSPVSAPTAQQLERLTSIDYDDRMALVAELGDRIVAVARYDRLDDRNDAEVAFTVEDDQQGRGLGTIMLEHLAGIARREGITRFLASTLPSNRKMLDVFRSAGFEVERRFADGVVELTFPIAPTAASRAAQEQREHQAEARSTARVLAPRSIAVVGAGRRRGTIGHEVLRNLIAGGFNGPVYPVNPTTTSVASVRSWPSVLDIPDDVDVAVITVPAPLVEGVVRECAQKRVRGLIVITAGFAETGEDGRRTEREIVELARRHGMRMVGPNCMGVVNTNPDVQMNATFAPFTPTRGRVAFSSQSGALGIELLAQASRLGLGVSSFVSIGNKADVSGNDLLQHWEDDPDTDVILLYLESFGNPRKFARLARRISRHKPIVAVKSGRSRAGTRAASSHTAALASPDVAVDALFRQAGVIRVDTMEQLFETAQVLVNQPLPKGRRVAIISNGGGPGILAADASEGAGLEVNELGPATQQELRSFVSPDASVANPVDLVASASAETYERAIRTVLRDPDVDALLVIFVPPLVTAAEDVARAIQAGSTAAGDTPVVACFLGRQGIPDALQHPPERGDAARRAIPSFSFPESAVAAMARAAEHGEWRRRPAGTVPALDGVDVAHAKELVTDVLAAAGGERVWLDSDVAFALCDCFGIPHVPVRRVTTPDDAASAAEELGFPVALKVAAGSIVHKSDVGGVHLGLSSAPAVRDAYAHVVSSTSERTVVVQPMAAVGVETIVGVTHDPSFGPLVLFGMGGVTAELMRDTALRIVPITDVDAREVVRSLKMSPLLFGYRGSAPVDVDALEDVVLRVGLLADTLAEVSEMDCNPVIVTPDGATVVDVKVRLAPTTESPLRGLRRMRAVT, from the coding sequence ATGGCCCGGGCGTACCCCTCGCAGTGGGAGTCGGACGTCGTGCTCGCCGACGGCGGCACCGTGCACGTGCGGCCGATCCGGCCCGACGACGACGCCGCGCTCCTCGCGCTCTACGAGCGCATGTCGTCCGACTCCATCTACCTGCGGTTCTTCTCACCGGTCTCCGCACCGACCGCGCAGCAGCTCGAGCGGCTCACGAGCATCGACTACGACGACCGGATGGCGCTCGTCGCCGAGCTCGGCGACCGCATCGTCGCCGTCGCGCGCTACGACCGTCTCGACGACCGCAACGATGCCGAGGTCGCGTTCACGGTCGAGGACGACCAGCAGGGCCGCGGCCTCGGGACGATCATGCTCGAGCACCTCGCCGGGATCGCGCGCCGCGAGGGGATCACGCGCTTCCTCGCGTCGACGTTGCCGTCGAACCGCAAGATGCTCGACGTGTTCCGCAGTGCGGGCTTCGAGGTCGAGCGCCGCTTCGCGGACGGAGTGGTCGAGCTGACGTTCCCGATCGCGCCGACAGCGGCGTCGCGCGCCGCGCAGGAGCAACGCGAGCACCAGGCGGAGGCGCGATCGACGGCGCGCGTGCTCGCACCCCGGTCGATCGCGGTCGTCGGCGCGGGGCGCCGGCGCGGCACGATCGGTCACGAGGTGCTGCGCAACCTCATCGCGGGCGGGTTCAACGGTCCCGTCTACCCGGTCAACCCGACCACGACGTCGGTGGCGAGCGTGCGGTCGTGGCCGAGCGTGCTCGACATCCCCGACGACGTCGACGTCGCGGTCATCACGGTTCCCGCGCCGCTCGTCGAAGGCGTCGTCCGCGAGTGCGCGCAGAAGCGGGTGCGGGGCCTCATCGTCATCACGGCCGGGTTCGCGGAGACGGGCGAGGACGGCCGCCGGACCGAACGCGAGATCGTCGAGCTGGCGCGGCGCCACGGCATGCGCATGGTCGGTCCGAACTGCATGGGCGTGGTCAACACGAACCCCGACGTGCAGATGAACGCGACGTTCGCGCCGTTCACGCCGACGCGCGGGCGGGTGGCGTTCTCGTCGCAGTCCGGCGCGCTCGGCATCGAGCTGCTCGCCCAGGCGAGCCGGCTCGGCCTCGGCGTGTCGTCGTTCGTGTCGATCGGCAACAAGGCCGACGTGAGCGGCAACGACCTCCTCCAGCACTGGGAGGACGATCCCGACACCGACGTCATCCTCCTCTACCTCGAGTCGTTCGGGAACCCGCGCAAGTTCGCGCGGCTCGCCCGGCGGATCTCGCGCCACAAGCCGATCGTCGCGGTGAAGAGCGGCCGCTCGCGTGCCGGGACGCGCGCCGCGTCGTCGCACACGGCCGCGCTCGCGAGCCCCGACGTCGCGGTCGACGCGCTGTTCCGCCAGGCGGGCGTCATCCGCGTCGACACCATGGAGCAGCTCTTCGAGACGGCGCAGGTGCTCGTCAACCAGCCGTTACCGAAGGGCCGGCGCGTCGCGATCATCAGCAATGGCGGCGGGCCCGGGATCCTCGCGGCCGACGCGTCCGAGGGCGCGGGACTCGAGGTGAACGAGCTCGGCCCGGCGACACAGCAGGAGCTGCGCTCGTTCGTGTCGCCGGACGCGAGCGTCGCGAACCCCGTCGACCTCGTCGCGTCGGCGAGCGCGGAGACCTACGAGCGCGCGATCCGTACCGTGCTGCGCGACCCGGACGTCGACGCGCTGCTCGTCATCTTCGTCCCACCGCTCGTGACCGCGGCCGAGGACGTCGCGCGCGCGATCCAGGCCGGATCGACCGCCGCCGGCGACACGCCCGTCGTCGCGTGCTTCCTCGGCCGGCAGGGGATCCCCGACGCGTTGCAGCACCCGCCGGAGCGCGGCGACGCAGCTCGGCGGGCGATCCCGTCGTTCTCGTTCCCGGAGTCCGCCGTCGCCGCGATGGCGCGCGCCGCGGAGCACGGCGAGTGGCGCCGCCGTCCCGCGGGCACGGTGCCGGCGCTCGACGGCGTCGACGTCGCGCACGCCAAGGAGCTCGTCACGGACGTCCTCGCCGCGGCGGGCGGCGAGCGCGTGTGGTTGGACAGCGACGTCGCGTTCGCGCTGTGCGACTGCTTCGGCATCCCGCACGTCCCCGTGCGGCGCGTCACGACCCCGGACGACGCCGCGAGCGCGGCCGAGGAGCTCGGCTTCCCCGTCGCGCTGAAGGTCGCGGCCGGCTCGATCGTGCACAAGAGCGACGTCGGCGGCGTGCACCTCGGCCTGTCGAGCGCGCCGGCCGTGCGCGACGCGTACGCGCACGTCGTGTCGTCGACCAGCGAACGCACCGTCGTCGTCCAGCCGATGGCCGCGGTCGGGGTGGAGACGATCGTCGGCGTCACCCACGACCCGTCCTTCGGGCCGCTCGTGCTGTTCGGGATGGGCGGCGTCACGGCCGAGCTCATGCGCGACACCGCGCTGCGCATCGTGCCGATCACCGACGTCGACGCGCGCGAGGTCGTCCGGTCGTTGAAGATGTCGCCCCTGCTGTTCGGCTACCGAGGGAGTGCGCCGGTCGACGTCGATGCGCTCGAGGACGTCGTGCTGCGCGTCGGCCTGCTCGCCGACACGCTCGCCGAGGTGAGCGAGATGGACTGCAACCCGGTGATCGTCACGCCGGACGGCGCCACGGTCGTCGACGTGAAGGTCCGCCTCGCACCGACCACCGAGAGTCCCCTCCGCGGCCTGCGCCGGATGCGCGCGGTCACGTGA